One Anolis carolinensis isolate JA03-04 chromosome 4, rAnoCar3.1.pri, whole genome shotgun sequence DNA window includes the following coding sequences:
- the dynlrb1 gene encoding dynein light chain roadblock-type 1 isoform X2, which produces MAEVEETLKRIQSQKGVQGIIVVNSEGIPIKSTVDNSTTMQYAGLMHNLIMKARGTVRDIDPQNDLTFLRIRSKKNEIMVAPDKDYFLIVIQNPTE; this is translated from the exons ATG GCCGAGGTGGAGGAGACCTTGAAGAGAATTCAGAGTCAAAAGGGAGTTCAAGGGATCATTGTTGTCAATTCAGAAG GTATTCCCATCAAAAGCACTGTTGATAATTCCACAACAATGCAGTACGCAGGCTTAATGCACAACTTAATCATGAAGGCAAGGGGCACTGTGCGAGACATTGATCCGCAAAATGACCTCACGTTTTTGCGGATTCGCTCCAAAAAGAATGAAATCATGGTTGCTCCAG ATAAAGACTACTTCCTGATTGTCATTCAGAATCCAACAGAGTGA
- the dynlrb1 gene encoding dynein light chain roadblock-type 1 isoform X1, which yields MMLNRTGPMTEPSATSLLDEDDALAEVEETLKRIQSQKGVQGIIVVNSEGIPIKSTVDNSTTMQYAGLMHNLIMKARGTVRDIDPQNDLTFLRIRSKKNEIMVAPDKDYFLIVIQNPTE from the exons ATG atgttaaacagaactgggcccatgACGGAACCCTCTGCCACTTCACTCctggatgaagacgacgcattg GCCGAGGTGGAGGAGACCTTGAAGAGAATTCAGAGTCAAAAGGGAGTTCAAGGGATCATTGTTGTCAATTCAGAAG GTATTCCCATCAAAAGCACTGTTGATAATTCCACAACAATGCAGTACGCAGGCTTAATGCACAACTTAATCATGAAGGCAAGGGGCACTGTGCGAGACATTGATCCGCAAAATGACCTCACGTTTTTGCGGATTCGCTCCAAAAAGAATGAAATCATGGTTGCTCCAG ATAAAGACTACTTCCTGATTGTCATTCAGAATCCAACAGAGTGA